The following coding sequences lie in one Candidatus Yanofskybacteria bacterium genomic window:
- the rsmI gene encoding 16S rRNA (cytidine(1402)-2'-O)-methyltransferase, which produces MLYIVATPIGNLEDITLRAINVLSNVDLILAEDTRVTRNLLERYNIKKDIISYHQHSDFKKIDQIIEMLRDNKKLALVTDAGTPGINDPGNYLIMKALEEIPDLMIVPIPGANAAISALSVSGFATDKFVFLGFPPHKKGRQTFFKNIAIIDETVVFYESKHRILKALDELKKLSNIDARKIMVGRELTKQFETIYRGDIDHITKSLSGDNLLGEFVVVIANK; this is translated from the coding sequence ATGTTATATATAGTCGCTACTCCAATCGGCAACCTCGAAGATATAACGTTGAGGGCTATTAATGTCCTAAGCAATGTTGATTTGATTTTAGCTGAAGATACTAGGGTCACTAGAAATCTCCTTGAAAGATACAACATCAAGAAAGATATAATTAGCTATCATCAACATAGCGATTTTAAGAAGATAGATCAGATAATAGAGATGCTTAGAGATAATAAGAAGTTAGCGCTAGTAACTGATGCTGGTACACCGGGCATAAACGATCCAGGCAACTATTTAATAATGAAGGCGTTGGAAGAGATCCCAGATCTGATGATTGTACCTATCCCGGGAGCAAATGCAGCCATATCGGCGTTGAGTGTTAGCGGCTTTGCTACAGATAAATTTGTGTTCCTTGGGTTTCCGCCACACAAAAAAGGTCGGCAGACATTTTTTAAGAACATTGCCATAATAGACGAGACAGTTGTTTTTTACGAATCAAAGCATAGAATATTGAAAGCCTTGGACGAGTTAAAGAAACTATCGAATATAGATGCCAGAAAAATAATGGTTGGTCGCGAACTAACTAAGCAATTCGAAACAATCTATCGCGGAGACATCGATCACATAACCAAATCGCTATCTGGCGATAATCTCCTCGGCGAATTTGTAGTTGTCATAGCCAATAAATAA
- a CDS encoding hydrolase TatD: protein MKIIDTHCHPQFPDYDNDREEMIKRNLVDGVFMIAIGADLKSSEGGIALAKKYPNQIWATIGAHPDEIGEDFAIEDYKKIISKQVVAIGEVGLDYYRTPEEDRRKRQKDIFLEFINLSHEAKLPLVIHSRNEKLGKSAHDDLADILKSNDGLTVDGVAHSFTGTVDEAKKYLDLGFYLGFNGIITFANQYDEVVRYAPMEQILLETDAPWLSPVPYRGQRNEPIRVIEVAKRVAELKNIELAEVVSICNQNARKLFGIDF from the coding sequence ATGAAAATAATCGATACTCATTGTCATCCGCAATTTCCAGATTACGATAACGATCGTGAGGAAATGATAAAACGCAATCTAGTCGATGGCGTTTTTATGATAGCCATCGGAGCCGACCTGAAATCGTCTGAGGGGGGGATAGCTTTAGCAAAAAAATATCCTAATCAAATTTGGGCTACGATTGGAGCTCATCCTGACGAGATCGGAGAAGATTTTGCAATCGAAGATTATAAAAAAATAATTTCAAAACAAGTCGTGGCTATCGGCGAGGTTGGATTAGATTACTATCGAACGCCAGAAGAAGATAGAAGAAAAAGGCAAAAAGATATTTTTTTGGAATTTATAAATTTGTCCCACGAAGCCAAGCTGCCATTGGTAATACATTCTCGTAACGAGAAGCTAGGAAAATCGGCTCATGATGACTTGGCGGATATATTGAAATCGAATGACGGACTGACTGTGGATGGCGTGGCTCACTCGTTTACTGGAACAGTCGACGAGGCTAAGAAATACCTCGACTTAGGGTTTTATTTAGGATTCAATGGAATAATAACTTTTGCCAATCAATACGATGAGGTCGTCAGATATGCGCCCATGGAACAGATACTTCTGGAAACGGACGCGCCATGGCTGTCGCCGGTGCCATATCGTGGCCAACGAAACGAACCAATACGTGTTATCGAGGTAGCCAAGCGCGTGGCTGAATTAAAAAATATAGAATTAGCCGAAGTCGTAAGCATATGTAATCAAAATGCGAGAAAGCTGTTCGGCATAGATTTTTAG
- a CDS encoding methionine--tRNA ligase: MIMKNKFYITTAIAYVNAEPHIGFALELLQADVLARHHRLMGDDTYFLTGTDEHGSKIAQAAEKHGKDTQLFVDEIAQTFIDLTKKLNISNDDFIRTSDRVRHWPAAQKIWQKLAESGDLYKKDYEGLYCVGCEANKKKSDLEDGLCPIHKTEPQLVKEKNWFFKLSKYTGVIKEKIEKDELKIVPTSKKGEILNLLDDAEDVSFSRPTATLKWGIPVPGDDTQTMYVWTDALTNYISALGYPEDPKFSQYWPVDVHLIGKDILRFHAMYWPAILLSAGVELPKSIYVHGFVTAEGEKMSKSLGNVIDPNQLIEKYGVDVTRYFLLREIPSDDDGDFSFKKLEDRYNGDLANGLGNLVQRVATLIESKLDGELVYKKEVVAKEVGENPEIKEFFDESGYGQLVNEFKLHEVLGNFIFSRIAIANRFIDTNKPWEVIKNNPAEFLEIMTVLAAMIHNISWRLQPFMPETSQKIFAVFGDSGERQIQDNYKFLIKKGAGLFPRLQQ, translated from the coding sequence ATAATAATGAAAAATAAATTTTACATAACGACGGCGATAGCTTACGTGAATGCGGAACCGCACATCGGCTTTGCTTTAGAATTATTACAAGCGGATGTTCTGGCTAGGCACCATCGCTTGATGGGGGATGATACGTATTTCTTAACTGGTACCGATGAGCATGGCTCTAAGATAGCTCAGGCAGCAGAAAAGCATGGCAAAGATACCCAACTATTCGTGGATGAAATAGCCCAGACATTTATTGATCTGACCAAGAAGCTAAATATCTCCAATGATGACTTCATAAGAACCTCTGATCGAGTGAGGCATTGGCCGGCGGCTCAAAAGATTTGGCAAAAATTAGCAGAAAGTGGAGACTTGTATAAAAAAGATTATGAAGGTCTATATTGTGTGGGTTGCGAGGCCAATAAAAAGAAGAGCGACCTAGAGGACGGCTTGTGTCCGATTCATAAAACCGAGCCCCAGTTAGTCAAAGAAAAAAATTGGTTTTTTAAACTCTCGAAATATACTGGAGTTATAAAAGAGAAGATAGAGAAAGATGAATTGAAAATTGTACCGACGTCGAAGAAAGGTGAAATTTTGAATTTATTGGATGATGCCGAAGATGTTAGCTTCTCTCGTCCGACTGCGACGCTTAAATGGGGGATACCAGTCCCAGGCGACGACACGCAAACAATGTATGTCTGGACCGATGCTTTAACAAATTATATCTCAGCACTTGGCTATCCCGAAGATCCAAAATTCTCGCAATATTGGCCCGTGGACGTGCATTTAATAGGAAAAGATATTCTAAGATTTCATGCCATGTATTGGCCGGCGATACTTCTGTCGGCAGGGGTAGAATTGCCCAAATCAATTTATGTCCATGGCTTCGTAACGGCTGAGGGCGAGAAGATGTCTAAGTCACTGGGAAATGTTATCGACCCCAACCAATTAATCGAAAAGTATGGTGTTGATGTGACTAGATATTTCTTATTGAGAGAGATCCCGTCCGATGATGACGGTGACTTCTCGTTTAAGAAGTTGGAGGATAGATACAACGGCGACTTGGCCAATGGTTTGGGCAATCTGGTTCAGCGCGTGGCGACTCTAATCGAAAGTAAGCTTGACGGAGAACTAGTGTATAAGAAGGAGGTCGTAGCAAAAGAGGTGGGCGAAAATCCAGAAATTAAAGAATTTTTTGACGAGTCTGGCTATGGTCAATTAGTCAACGAGTTCAAGCTTCACGAAGTTTTGGGTAATTTCATATTCTCTAGAATTGCAATCGCCAATAGATTTATTGATACCAATAAGCCTTGGGAGGTTATAAAAAATAATCCAGCCGAATTTTTAGAGATTATGACTGTTCTTGCGGCCATGATCCACAATATTTCTTGGCGGCTACAGCCATTTATGCCAGAAACAAGTCAAAAAATATTTGCCGTTTTTGGCGATAGCGGAGAGAGGCAAATTCAAGATAACTATAAATTCTTGATCAAGAAGGGCGCTGGGCTTTTCCCTCGTTTACAACAATGA